Proteins encoded within one genomic window of Arachis ipaensis cultivar K30076 chromosome B08, Araip1.1, whole genome shotgun sequence:
- the LOC110265795 gene encoding uncharacterized protein LOC110265795 isoform X1, with amino-acid sequence MGRACRRVTAARRAAVVADEGGVRRVCHGAGEVRASEERRHRRRAVRRQLRCTSSSPSPSDRRGVVAVEPALRAAIEPQAESDAKRERDRTTRGERERRCCGGFCRRCSLRHRRRQSHELRIKLLQLWTVMVDALKESSLLG; translated from the exons ATGGGGAGAGCGTGCCGGCGAGTTACTGCCGCTCGTCGAGCCGCCGTCGTCGCTGATGAAGGAGGAGTGAGGAGAGTGTGTCACGGAGCAGGGGAAGTTCGCGCGAGTGAGGAGCGTCGCCACCGCCGTCGTGCTGTGCGCCGCCAGCTTCGCTGCACCTCGTCATCACCATCGCCGTCAGACCGCCGTGGAGTCGTTGCCGTCGAACCGGCGCTGCGAGCTGCTATCGAGCCTCAAGCAGAATCCGatgcgaagagagagagagacagaacaacgcgaggagagagagagagaaggtgtTGCGGGGGTTTCTGCCGCCGCTGCTCTCTCCGCCATCGCCGCCGCCAGAGTCACGAGCTGAG GATTAAGCTGCTGCAACTGTGGACTGTGATGGTTGATGCTCTGAAAGAATCGTCGCTGCTGGGGTGA
- the LOC110265795 gene encoding uncharacterized protein LOC110265795 isoform X2: MGRACRRVTAARRAAVVADEGGVRRVCHGAGEVRASEERRHRRRAVRRQLRCTSSSPSPSDRRGVVAVEPALRAAIEPQAESDAKRERDRTTRGERERRCCGGFCRRCSLRHRRRQSHELRIKLLQLWTVMWLML, translated from the exons ATGGGGAGAGCGTGCCGGCGAGTTACTGCCGCTCGTCGAGCCGCCGTCGTCGCTGATGAAGGAGGAGTGAGGAGAGTGTGTCACGGAGCAGGGGAAGTTCGCGCGAGTGAGGAGCGTCGCCACCGCCGTCGTGCTGTGCGCCGCCAGCTTCGCTGCACCTCGTCATCACCATCGCCGTCAGACCGCCGTGGAGTCGTTGCCGTCGAACCGGCGCTGCGAGCTGCTATCGAGCCTCAAGCAGAATCCGatgcgaagagagagagagacagaacaacgcgaggagagagagagagaaggtgtTGCGGGGGTTTCTGCCGCCGCTGCTCTCTCCGCCATCGCCGCCGCCAGAGTCACGAGCTGAG GATTAAGCTGCTGCAACTGTGGACTGTGATGTGGTTGATGCTCTGA